The Synechococcus sp. CC9605 sequence GTTCTGACGATCCACCCTCTTCCTCTCGTACCGGAGCCCTTCCATGTCCAAGAAGCGCAAGCGCATTAGCCGTCGTCGCCTGGCAGGCCAGCGGGTTTTGGCCCACGTGCCTACCCATCACCTCGAAACCGGTGAGTACAAGCCCGTGACGGCCGCTCGTCGTTACATCGCTGAGGGTGGACTGGTGCCTCCGGCGTTGCTGAATGTCCGCCGCAATGAGCACACCACCGACCGCTTCTTCTGGGGAGAGAAGGGTCTGTTCAGCGCTCAATACGCCGAGGAGAATCACTTCCTCTTCCCCTCATTGCGCACGATTGTTGATTCCATCGGTGAAGACAAGCTCTTCGAGGGGCTCGAGCTTGGCGCTGATGATTGGGAGGAAATGGAGGAGTACGAATACGCCTTCGTTTGATCAGGCGTTCTCCAGAACACGCTCGATAAACATCAGGATCGGCTTCACCGTCTCATCGGGGATAGTGTGGCCGTTTTTGAATTGGAGCGTCTGACATTGATTGGGCTGCAACTGCGCAGCGATCAATTGCATCGCCTGGAACGGCACCACGGGATCGTCTGAACCATGCATCAGCAGCACAGGGGGGTGTTGCTGGCGTGGAGCCCAGTTGGGGTGCGGATAGCCGCTGCAGCTGATCACTCCTGCGATGGGCAGGGCGCAGCCGCCCTCCAGAGCCATGGCACCTCCCTGGGAAAAGCCGAACACCACGGTTCTTTCAAGCCCAAGACCTGATCTGCTCAGGCTCTGAAGTTGGGCCTTCAGGCGCTCAACGGCCGCGGGCACGGCATCCCACTGGGCTGGGAACAGGCCATACCACTGGCGTCCTCCCGGTTGGTAGGGATGGAGCTCAGGAGCCTCCAGGCACACCACATCAAGGGTTTTGGAGCACTCGCGCGCAAGGCGATCGCTTAGGGGCTTGAGATCCTCTCCGTTGGCTCCCCAGCCGTGGAGCAGCACCAGCCGGCCATCCATGGGGCATGAACATCACTGCTGCGTAGGTTGGCTCACGACCCAGTCACGACCCTTCGATGGCT is a genomic window containing:
- a CDS encoding alpha/beta hydrolase, translated to MDGRLVLLHGWGANGEDLKPLSDRLARECSKTLDVVCLEAPELHPYQPGGRQWYGLFPAQWDAVPAAVERLKAQLQSLSRSGLGLERTVVFGFSQGGAMALEGGCALPIAGVISCSGYPHPNWAPRQQHPPVLLMHGSDDPVVPFQAMQLIAAQLQPNQCQTLQFKNGHTIPDETVKPILMFIERVLENA
- a CDS encoding DUF3155 domain-containing protein, with the protein product MSKKRKRISRRRLAGQRVLAHVPTHHLETGEYKPVTAARRYIAEGGLVPPALLNVRRNEHTTDRFFWGEKGLFSAQYAEENHFLFPSLRTIVDSIGEDKLFEGLELGADDWEEMEEYEYAFV